The sequence TCTCAAGTAAAGGTACTAAATCTTTCTCATAGGACGATTCCAGATCCGAGATTTTAGAGCTTGCATCGGAGCCTTCAATTGGTGATGGTGTGCTGTTCTTATCATCGCTACTTGACGATTCAATCATGGTTTGTGGCTGATTTAATGATTGATTATCATCATTATCACTAAATATGTTGCTAACTAACATAACAAAAACCGCTACTAATACAAGCAATGCAATGTATTGTATTTTTGTTGGTTTTTTATCTTTTGCTTTTAAGTTTGAAAGAAACTTTTCCATCCATCCAGGCACCTTATTCCTCCTTCCATCCAATCTGAATGACATCTTTCTCTACTCCCCATTGATCAGCCAAGAACTGAATGACTTCAGCCTGATCATTTGGAGGTTCAGAAGTTTGAGGTAGTGTCTCACCAATTTGAATTTGCACTTCTTGGACATCGTTGGAAGTGTCTTCCGCATCAGCGAGCTGGACATCTATATGTTCTACTTCGCTTGCTTGAGATGCAGTTTCATTTGCCCAATTCACTTCTAGATCAACGATTTGATATTGATAAGTCTGCTGCAACTCCTCCTCTACTAAATTTTCCATTTGGACAACCATCTCTTCTAATACATATGCAGCTTGTACCTTTTCTATTTCACTTTTCTGCTGATTCATTTGATTTTCTATGGAAGTTTCTACAGAAACTGTTCCTCTAGTGTGAAACAAATTGTCTACTATACGTGATACATCAATAGAGAAAGCAGCTAATACCGGTTGTAAAATAATCAGCATTAAGAGGAGACCGACTACTAATTTAACGTATTGCTTTAATACATTACTCGGCAGAAGGAGGTCGACCAGCATAGCTAGAATAATATAGATGATAATTTGCAAAATCCAATTCGATATATACTCAATAATCAATCCCCCCTTATCTCACCATCATCGTTAAGTTACTGGAAATGATTAAAATGACTATGGTAAAGAAAAACATAAAGGTAGCTAATAACAAAGCGGCAAACAAATAAAGAATATGCTTTCCAATAACATCTAAACATTCAATTACAGGACCGTCACCAAGTGGTTGCAATACAGCTGTTGCGATTTTGTACATGAGGGATATTGCGAAAATTTTTATGGCTGGGAATAATACAATTCCGATCAATATCACTACACCAATAATACCTATCCCATTTTTTATCAGGATGGTTGCACTTAGTACCGTATCTGTCGCATCTGTAAACACTCTGCCGATAACCGGTATAAAGTTACCTGTTACAAACTTCGCTGTTCGCATAGCAATTCCATCTTGAATTGCACTGGCAGCACCTTGGACAGATATTACCCCTAGAAATACAGTAAGCAGAATCCCCATAATACTGATGGCAACATTTTTAATTAAATTAGCAAGCTTAGTTGCTTTGTATTCCGGACTTATGGTGCTGACAATTTGTAAAATCGCAGAAATCAAAATTAACGGAATAACAATTTTTGATATTACAAATACACTGGTTGGTATCAATGTAATGATGATCGGATGAAAAAAAGAAATCGTAACTAATTGACCTAAAGAAGCTAAAATACCTAGCAATAATGGCAAAATTGCTAGCAAGAAACTTTGTGCCATTCTGACTGTGTCAACGACATAAGTAGCTGCGAGTTGAAAACTTTGCAAAGCAATTATGATTAAAATAATATAGACAATAGCGTATGCAACTTTACTTACTACTTGTTTTTCAAATGCATTCTGTATCGTCTGCAAAAGGAGGCAGAATAATGTCAATAACATTAAAGTGGCTAATAACTTACCGTTTTCAAGTAATTCGTAGAAGAAATAACGTAGAGAACCTTTTAACCAGTCTTGTACACTAAGATTTCCGTCTCCCTTTATCATTGACCACAGACTTTGTTTATCGAGATCAGGTAATGCCTCTTGATATTCCTGTCCTAGATATTCCCAATAACTTTCAATCTCGCTATCGTCAATTAAAGAACGATATGCCTCGGTTTGATTGGTATTCACATCCGCTTGCAGAGATACCGGGATGATGATAAATAAGAGAATTAGCATCGTAGATATTTTTGTCCAGCTCATGTATATCCTTCCTAACTAAGCGATTGGAAAAATATTTATGATGGTCTCAATTAATGACTTAAATATTGGTATGGCCAAAATAAGAATAAACACTTTTCCTATCATTTCAATTTTTACTGCAATCGATTCTAATCCCGCGTCTTTTACTATGTTTGCACCTATGTCAGTAATGTACGAAATACCAATAATTTGCAAAATCGTCTTAATATATACCGCATCAATATTAGCTTGTTCACCTAAATATGTGATCAGATTTAAGATTTCATGAACATATTGCATCACATAAATAAAGAAGTATAGAACGGTAAGTACAACAATTAGAAAAGCTATGCTTGGCTGCTTGTCCTTCAGCAATAAAAAAAGTACAGAGGTAATAATCCCGACACTGATCACTTCAAATATTTCCATAAACCATTATCCTTTTAGAAAAAATACAGATTGGATTTGCTGGAACAGTTCAGATATGCTGTTTAATACAAATAGCAAGACAATGATAAATCCTACCAAGCTTACAAATTGTGCATATTCTTCTTTTCCCATTTGTTTTAGAATTGTATGAATCATCGCTACTATAATACCTATACCAGCAATTTGGAATAATATACTCGTATCTCCTATCACGTGATAACTCCTCTCTATAGCAAGAGTAAAACAATAAACATACCAATCAAGAAACCTACACTTCTAGACATATTGCCAAATTGTTGGTTTCTTTCTTCAGCCTCCAATAAACTTCTTTCTAGATGAGTGATCCCTAACCGAATATATTTTTGCTGTTGTGTTATATCATGTTGGCCGAGCGTTCTGCCAAATTGCTGGAGAATTTCTTTGTCTTCTGCCTGTAATGGCTGTTTTTGATGAAATCGATTTATGTGAAGCTCCCAAACAGGGTATAATTGCTCTTTTTCTTGCGCAATATCAGATGCCAAATCATAAAACAGACTTGATATTGGTTGAGGTATTTGTTTTGATACTGCGAAGAGCGCTTCTTGTACAGTAGATTGACTGTAGACAATTTCTGCTTCAAGAATTTGCAAGGCACTTTTCAGCGAACGTAAAATACGAGGGCGATTGGCAAGATTCCTGGCATATTCATGTCCAATCCATGTTAGCGACCCGACAATTAATAAACTTGCCAATAATTTCAGCATATGTTAACACGGCTTTTATAGAGTGAATGTCCTGTTGCATCCAGTATTTCAGTCACTTCTCCAGCCCGGTGTTGATTCGATAAAATCATAAAGCGCTGAAAAATATTTTTCTGTAAAATTTTCTTCATCGTCGGTCTTTTCCTAATATCTTCAAGCGATTTCCCGTGAACAGTGCAAACCAATTGCACACCTGCATGAATGACTTCATCAATTGCCTCCGCATCTCGTTCACTTCCTATTTCATCAACAATAACCACTTCCGGTGACATCGATCTGACAAACATCATCATTCCTTCTGCCTTCGGACAACGGTCAAGGACATCAATTCTGGGCGCAAATAAGTGCTGCGGGACACCATTAATCGATGCACAAATCTCAGAACGCTCATCTACAATTGCAGTTTTCAACTGTAATTTCGAGCTGCCACAATAGTTGGCTATATCTCTAAGCAGAGTGGTTTTTCCTGATTGTGGCGGGCCAATAATAAGTGTATTTTGAATGGTATCGGTAATAAGATAAGGTGTATAAGCATGGATAATACCGAATTGCGCTTTAGCAATTCGAATGTTAAAAGAACTGATATGATGAATGGCCTTCACTTGTCTATTCTCAACTACTACCGAACCCGAAATTCCAATGCGATGTCCGCCTTGAATGGTAATAAAACCATGTCTCAACTCTTCCTCTAAACGATATAGTGAAAAATCGCTTATTTTATTGAGAAACATGGTTGCGTCTGATTGGCTAAAGTTTGTTTGTGGTAACCAGCGGACGTCTCTTCCATTGTTCAGTTCAACAGGCTGATTGACTCTGAGTCTTATTTCTTGAACATCGAAATCTTTATCCTCAAGTACGGCATGGATATGGTCTGTAATATGATTGGGCAGGATCTCCAGAACACTTGTCATCACATATTCCTCTTTTCCATAAGCTATTTCTATAAACATTCTATGCGACTCTTTAATAGATATAACCATAGATAGGTACGAGCTTTGAAATTTATAAGAAACAAAAAAACCGAGCATCAACAGCCCGGTTCTCTGAGTTTAAATACAGCTATATGTATAACGATGTGGTAATTTTGATAGGATTCAAATGCAAACAGCTTTGGAAATATCCTCCCCAACACTAGAAGTGGTTGCTCGGAACGTCCAGCAGCTTCGTGGTTTTAATATAATCACGAAGAACTGTATGTATATATTTCTACCAAGAAAAATGGGCATAATTGACATAAATTATATACAATTACCTATAATTCAGATTATGTCTAGCGTTGCGACCATTTTGATATATTGTATGTGCTAGGATACCGCTTCACAATTCATGCAGCAACTAGGATAGGGAGCACTATCTGCGAGATATTCACCTTAGATACTTTCTGTACTCATAACAAAAAACTACTAAGCGCAATGACTTAGTAGTTTAAATAGAACTATGCACGGGAAACATATTTTCCGTCGTTAGTGGAAATGACCAGAACGTCGCCTTGATTGACGAAGAAAGGCACTTGTACAGACAATCCTGTTTCTAATGTGGCTGGCTTTGTTCCGCCACTTGCTGTATCACCTTTAATGCCTGGTTCTGTTTCGGTTACAGTTAATTCAACGTTGTTGGGAAGATCTACACCGATCGTCTCTCCTTCATACGTTAAAATATTAACTTCCATGTTTTCTTTGATAAATTGAAGTTCGCGTTCAATTTGATTTGATGGTAATTCGGTTTGTTCAAACGTATTGGTATCCATAAATGTATGCATATCACCCGAACCATATAAATATTGCATTTTTCGGTTTTCGATATGTGCTTTATTTACTTTTTCACCGCCGCGAAATGTTTTTTCCTGGATACTTCCATTACGTAAATTACGTAACTTTGAACGTACAAACGCAGCACCTTTACCTGGTTTTACGTGTTGAAACTCCATTACTTGCCAGATTCCACCATCCACTTCGATGGTTAAACCGGTTTTGAAATCATTAACTGAAATCATGTTATTCCTCCTCTGTTATTTACGATACAGGCAACTGAATTAGTTCCTTTGGTGCATTGGTTAATCTCTCATTTCCATCTTCCTGAATTAGAATATCGTCTTCGATACGACACCCTCCAACATTTGGAATGTAGATACCTGGTTCAACGGTTACAATCATACCTGGTCGTAATACTTCATCCGAGCGGAAAGACAACCCTGGCATTTCATGAACATCTAAACCTAATCCGTGACCAGTTGAATGTCCAAAGTACTCTCCATAACCTTTACTTTTAATATGATCTCGTGTTAAGGCATCTGCTTCTTTAGCAGTAATACCAGCTTTAATTCCAGCTACACCTTTTAACTGTGCATCTAAAACTGTCTGGTAGATAGATTGTAATTCTTCTGAGATCTCTCCGACAGCAACCGTCCTTGTAATATCTGAAGCATACCCTTTATATAGTGCTCCAAAATCCAATGTCACTAACTCACCTGCTTGTATTTCCTTTGATGACGCCACACCATGAGGTAATGCAGAACGATAGCCAGAAGCTACAATCATATCAAAACTAGATGACGTAGCACCTTGTTTTCGCATGAAAAATTCTAATTCATTGGCAATATCGATCTCTTTAGCCCCCGGTCTTATGTATTGTAGAATATGATCAAAGGCATCATCTGCAATTTTACATGCATCCTTTATTATATTAATCTCATCTTGATCTTTAATCAAGCGCAATTTCTCAATTAAGCCATCTGACGGTACAAGCTTTGTATCTACTGCTTTTTGATAGGTTTCAAATAATGCATATGTCAAATCCTGTTTTTCAAATCCAAGTGTTTTCAACTGTAACGAATCAACAAGCGCTGCCACCGTTTGCTGAATAGGTCCCTTATGTTCTTTAATAGTGAACTCTTTAACCTGTTCAGCGGCTTGCTCAGTGTAACGAAAATCAGTAATAAAATAAGCATCATTAGCAGTAACTATAGCAACACCTGCCGTTCCAGTAAAACCTGTCATATATCTTCTGTTAACTGGACTGGTGATTAATAAACCATCTAACTGTGCTTCATTTAAAACTTCACGTAGTTTCTCCAAGCGATTCATACGCTATTCACCCCTTTTATTCTTTTTCTTCTAACAGATAGATTGCCGCTAGTTGGTACCCTTTTGTTCCTAATCCAACAATCTGACCTGCACAAACCGGTGCTAACATAGAAACATGTCTAAATGATTCCCTTTTATGTACATTGGAAATATGGACTTCAATGACGGGTACAGTGACAGACCCTATCGCGTCTCTGATAGCGATACTTGTATGTGTGTATGCACCTGGATTGAAAATAATACCAGAATATTCCCCTTCTGCTGCTTGGATCCAATCAATTAAATCTCCTTCATGATTAGATTGTTTTGCATCTAGATGATAGTGCTTCGTTTCAACGAGTTGTCTTACCTGTTCTTCAACATCCTTCAGTGTCTCGTGTCCATACACGTCAGGCTCTCTCTTCCCTAACCGATTAAGGTTTGGACCATTTAACAATAATATTTTCCCCATTCATTCACCCCATTGAACAAGCTTCCTTTACCATAGTAACACAATTAATTAATTATTTTCACCAAAATGCTGCTGATAGGCAAAAGAAATCGAATATCCAATAAAGACACTATATAAAATAAATAAACACATGGTTGTAACGATTGTATCGCTGTCTAGCTCAAAAAAAGCGGGTATATTAGAAAAAAGTGGCTTCATAAGCCAAAATACGATAAACCACAGCGCTATACCAGTTATGATACCTGGCAGTATCCCATTAAACTTCTTTAACATAAGATAATATAAGCACGCTAAACCAATTGACAAGATGCTGATTACGATAATAGACAATAATTCCCCAGTCCACTGATCAGACCACGAATTTTGGAGCCATGAACGCAATACAAAGCTTTTAGGAGTTATGGTTGTAAAGTGAAAGAATCCTGCAAAGGCAGCAACAGTACTCCAAATCAATCCTCCAAAAAAACCGATACTAATTGTTTTCGGCAGTAAAGACACTTTCTGTTTTTTTTCATCATTCTTATTTATTCGTCGCATCTTTTTATCACCTCAGCATTAGGCTAACCAATTTCCACTATTTCATGCTTTTGGTAAAATACGACCTAGTTATTTTACTATTTTTTTTATACAATAGAATTAAGCATACGTACCAACATCAATTTCAAATATATTGTATAAAAACCAATTCAAAACGGGTATAACTATAGAAAGAACAATTTTTTCGAAAAAACATGAAATAAAGGAGGAATCACAATTGAATCGAAAAATAGGTTCTATTATCGTCTATGTCTTAATAGGATTAGCCGTAGTGGGTTTCGCAACAGCATTAATTAATGACACAGTTGGTTTACTTTCTTCACTACTAATCTCTTTATTAATAGGTGCAGCTATTTTTGGATTAGTCTATTTCTTCTTCATGAGAAAACGTTCTACGGATGAACTAAAAAAATACCGAAAAGCAGTTAAACAATCCAAGCAACGATTTAAAAATCAACAAAGTAACTTCAAGACAAAATCGTCAGCATTAAAAACAAGTTTTCCTTCCAAAAAAGCCATCCGCCCGTTGAAATCACCAAATCGATCTGCAACACATTTACGCGTAATCGAAGGTAACAAACAAAAAAGTAAAAAGAACAGAGCGTCGTTATAAAACGCTCTGTTCTTTTTTATTTCGACCATTTTCTCAGAAATTTATTCGTACGTTTGTACCCAATTTCAATTAATCTCAATTTATCGTCGCGTGACAGCTGAAAATCGGTCGCACTGATCCCATCAATAGGAAAAAAGATAATATCCTTTGCAACGTTCTCTGCTATATAACGTGTATCATATGCATTTCGCATCGTATTAATCATGGCAAATAACATATCAAGAGAATTATTAATTTTATGCTTAGGCTGTTTCTGTCTTGGGTCTGATAATTGCATACCGACAATTGGACGTACTCTAGTCTCTTCCCCTCTGTCAAATAACCACAAAGGAAAATTACTTAAGATCATTCCGTCTACAATATAGCTTTTGCGTTTTGTTTGAGGATTATTTAATTTGAAGGGGCGAAAAAAATATGGAATGGAGATGCTGCTTCGAACTGCTTTGGCTACAGTATAATAAGTCGCATCAATATGATAATATTTGGCCAAATCATCTGGAAAAATGACAACTTGATTAAGGGTTAAGTCTGCTGATACTATCTTCAGTTTCCCCGGCGGTAAATCCGAAAATGTTTTTACGCCTTTATCTTGAAGCTTTTCTTCAAGCCAACGTTGGAAATAGTTACCTCTGTATAACCCCATTGTCTGGTAAAGTGTGATCCATTTAATAACTGGAAACGCAGCACCAAACTTTGACTGGTCAAGAAAATTCTCTAATGGTAAATCCAAAAACAACTCTTGCAATTCTCTTGCGGTGTAACCCGCTGCTATAAAAGTTGCGAACAGTGCACCGGCAGATGTACCAGCAACACGTTCAAATTGGATATTCCGTTCCTCCAAGGCTTGCAAAGCACCTATAAACGCATAAGCCTTGACTCCACCACCAGAGAATACTCCATCTATTTTCATTGCATCACCCTATCTGACTGGTATTCAGAATATATATATACACCATACCCAGCAGATAGAACCAAACGGTTATTCTTTATTGATTTGAAAACTTTTCAGTTGTTCCAGCCTTTCTGGATCTTCTAAGAATTGGACAAGACTTCCGATCCGATCAATAGAATTCCAGCTTAAATGGTGCTCAATACCTTCTACGTCTGTATAGATATTTTCTTCATTCACACCAATGATTTGTAAGAATTTCTCTAATAATTCATGGCGGTAAACCAATCTTTCCCCGACCTTCTTACCTTTTGGTGTTAAAATCAAGCCTTGGTATTTCTCGTAATTTAAATAGTCATCTTTATCAAGTTTCTGAACCATCTTTGTAACAGAAGAAGGCTGGACCTGTAAAGCTTCAGCAATTGCTGACACCCGAGCGTATCCTTTTGTTTCCATAAGAATATATATTTGTTCTATGTAATCTTCCATAGTAGGTGTAGGCATCGTAAATCCCCCATCCATAATTATTAATGTAAATAAAAGCATACAATAGAATGGTACATGAAACAAGCCATCCTGCTTAAAATATCAAATTCAATATTTTTTGCTTTATTTCATCATATTAAATGGTATAATCCTTTTTAGAGGATTTATTAGAAAGCAATGGAGGATTACAAATGACACAATTATACATCTTATTAGCTATCCTAGCTGCCTTTATTCTGTTTAGTGTATATCGCTATTTTAAACAAAAAAGAATCTTAAAGGCACTTTCCGAAGATGATTTTCGTGAAGGGTATCGTAAAGCGCAGTTGATCGATGTTCGTGAACCGAAAGAATTTGATGGTGGCCACATCCTTGGAGCACGGAATATACCGTTAACACAGTTAAAACAAAGGCTGACAGAACTGCGAAAAGATAAACCTGTCTATCTTTACTGTCAATCAGGATCTCGTTCAATGAGAGCTGCATTAATCCTGGATAAGGAAGGTTACAAAGATTTAAACCAACTTCAGGGTGGATACAAAAAGTGGACAGGCAAAATCAAGAAAACAAAAAAATTAGATTAATAAAAACAAAACGAGCGGGATTCTATCCCCTCTTTTTTTTATTATAAAAGTGCAGTCACAACAGTAATCATATTGAATAAGAAGCTGAGTTCCTATGATATGGATTATTCAATTAGCTGCTTAGTGGTGATTTTGAAATGTTTCATTTGCTGGGATGCCGCTCCGCGCTCCGGTCGGGTAGAAAACAGGCGCGCGCATTCATGTAGAATCACGTTTCCTGTAGCCCCCCCACGATCCCGGACGGTCGGATTTCCCGAGTCCGGTTCTGACCTTGGCTCTATCATAAATATGTCTTCCTCATTTAATCTAGGTTTAAGTTCTAGCCAACATTCACCCATTACTAAATGAGTTTACTTATCTACGTGAATGTCTCAGGCTTTTTTTTGTGTTGACTCTGCGTTCAACTTTGCCAGACAATCCGCCAAGTATCCAGAGCCCCTTTGCCCTATCTTGGGTGTTACTCTTGACAGAGATAGAATCTTGTTCTATCTCTGAAGGCATTACCCTTCATTCTTCGCTACTACGGACTCATCCGCCGATCCTAAATCTTCCATTCCTATTTCGCTGTAACTTATAAGGATTGGTCTTTGCAGGTTGTTGCTAGTCCCTGCTAGAAGTAGGACCTTCCCGTCGTTATCTCTAAGAATCTTTCCCTAGATGCTAAAACCCCTACAAGCAGAACGTGGGTCGTTACCTTCCCACGCATTGGATATGCTAGTCGTCTGAATCGGCAAATTGACGACAGGAGACTTTCACTCCATTAGATTCTTAGCCTTGACGGCTACTCCGCCAACCACTTCGCGTCCTGCGGGGCACGGCTGAAGCTAACTTTGTGAAGAAAGATCGCTTCACAAAGTGGATCTTCAGCGCCTGCCTGTCCCGCGGGAGTCTACGTAGTTGGCCTACGCTGAGATGGGGCTCTACAAATTCTGGAATTGCTAGAATATTGAATGCACCATAAATATCAGCTTTTAATAACATAATGCCTATAACTACTGCTTCTAGCTGTTCCGAACGTTGTAGTACTTCCCTTTAGCTTAGGAAATAGGTGGAGACTCCCGTTGGATCAGCACGTTCTGAAGATCCACTTAGTTTGTGTTTGTGTCTACTAGTATCGCTTTGAAGTAAGCTTCCTCGGCACAAGGCAGCAAAGATGC is a genomic window of Gracilibacillus salinarum containing:
- a CDS encoding YqhR family membrane protein, whose amino-acid sequence is MRRINKNDEKKQKVSLLPKTISIGFFGGLIWSTVAAFAGFFHFTTITPKSFVLRSWLQNSWSDQWTGELLSIIVISILSIGLACLYYLMLKKFNGILPGIITGIALWFIVFWLMKPLFSNIPAFFELDSDTIVTTMCLFILYSVFIGYSISFAYQQHFGENN
- the spoIIIAE gene encoding stage III sporulation protein AE — encoded protein: MSWTKISTMLILLFIIIPVSLQADVNTNQTEAYRSLIDDSEIESYWEYLGQEYQEALPDLDKQSLWSMIKGDGNLSVQDWLKGSLRYFFYELLENGKLLATLMLLTLFCLLLQTIQNAFEKQVVSKVAYAIVYIILIIIALQSFQLAATYVVDTVRMAQSFLLAILPLLLGILASLGQLVTISFFHPIIITLIPTSVFVISKIVIPLILISAILQIVSTISPEYKATKLANLIKNVAISIMGILLTVFLGVISVQGAASAIQDGIAMRTAKFVTGNFIPVIGRVFTDATDTVLSATILIKNGIGIIGVVILIGIVLFPAIKIFAISLMYKIATAVLQPLGDGPVIECLDVIGKHILYLFAALLLATFMFFFTIVILIISSNLTMMVR
- a CDS encoding patatin-like phospholipase family protein; translated protein: MKIDGVFSGGGVKAYAFIGALQALEERNIQFERVAGTSAGALFATFIAAGYTARELQELFLDLPLENFLDQSKFGAAFPVIKWITLYQTMGLYRGNYFQRWLEEKLQDKGVKTFSDLPPGKLKIVSADLTLNQVVIFPDDLAKYYHIDATYYTVAKAVRSSISIPYFFRPFKLNNPQTKRKSYIVDGMILSNFPLWLFDRGEETRVRPIVGMQLSDPRQKQPKHKINNSLDMLFAMINTMRNAYDTRYIAENVAKDIIFFPIDGISATDFQLSRDDKLRLIEIGYKRTNKFLRKWSK
- the mntR gene encoding transcriptional regulator MntR produces the protein MPTPTMEDYIEQIYILMETKGYARVSAIAEALQVQPSSVTKMVQKLDKDDYLNYEKYQGLILTPKGKKVGERLVYRHELLEKFLQIIGVNEENIYTDVEGIEHHLSWNSIDRIGSLVQFLEDPERLEQLKSFQINKE
- the spoIIIAC gene encoding stage III sporulation protein AC, giving the protein MIGDTSILFQIAGIGIIVAMIHTILKQMGKEEYAQFVSLVGFIIVLLFVLNSISELFQQIQSVFFLKG
- the spoIIIAB gene encoding stage III sporulation protein SpoIIIAB, with protein sequence MLKLLASLLIVGSLTWIGHEYARNLANRPRILRSLKSALQILEAEIVYSQSTVQEALFAVSKQIPQPISSLFYDLASDIAQEKEQLYPVWELHINRFHQKQPLQAEDKEILQQFGRTLGQHDITQQQKYIRLGITHLERSLLEAEERNQQFGNMSRSVGFLIGMFIVLLLL
- the aroQ gene encoding type II 3-dehydroquinate dehydratase, translating into MGKILLLNGPNLNRLGKREPDVYGHETLKDVEEQVRQLVETKHYHLDAKQSNHEGDLIDWIQAAEGEYSGIIFNPGAYTHTSIAIRDAIGSVTVPVIEVHISNVHKRESFRHVSMLAPVCAGQIVGLGTKGYQLAAIYLLEEKE
- the spoIIIAD gene encoding stage III sporulation protein AD; the encoded protein is MEIFEVISVGIITSVLFLLLKDKQPSIAFLIVVLTVLYFFIYVMQYVHEILNLITYLGEQANIDAVYIKTILQIIGISYITDIGANIVKDAGLESIAVKIEMIGKVFILILAIPIFKSLIETIINIFPIA
- a CDS encoding M24 family metallopeptidase, giving the protein MNRLEKLREVLNEAQLDGLLITSPVNRRYMTGFTGTAGVAIVTANDAYFITDFRYTEQAAEQVKEFTIKEHKGPIQQTVAALVDSLQLKTLGFEKQDLTYALFETYQKAVDTKLVPSDGLIEKLRLIKDQDEINIIKDACKIADDAFDHILQYIRPGAKEIDIANELEFFMRKQGATSSSFDMIVASGYRSALPHGVASSKEIQAGELVTLDFGALYKGYASDITRTVAVGEISEELQSIYQTVLDAQLKGVAGIKAGITAKEADALTRDHIKSKGYGEYFGHSTGHGLGLDVHEMPGLSFRSDEVLRPGMIVTVEPGIYIPNVGGCRIEDDILIQEDGNERLTNAPKELIQLPVS
- a CDS encoding SA1362 family protein, with the translated sequence MNRKIGSIIVYVLIGLAVVGFATALINDTVGLLSSLLISLLIGAAIFGLVYFFFMRKRSTDELKKYRKAVKQSKQRFKNQQSNFKTKSSALKTSFPSKKAIRPLKSPNRSATHLRVIEGNKQKSKKNRASL
- the spoIIIAA gene encoding stage III sporulation protein AA yields the protein MFIEIAYGKEEYVMTSVLEILPNHITDHIHAVLEDKDFDVQEIRLRVNQPVELNNGRDVRWLPQTNFSQSDATMFLNKISDFSLYRLEEELRHGFITIQGGHRIGISGSVVVENRQVKAIHHISSFNIRIAKAQFGIIHAYTPYLITDTIQNTLIIGPPQSGKTTLLRDIANYCGSSKLQLKTAIVDERSEICASINGVPQHLFAPRIDVLDRCPKAEGMMMFVRSMSPEVVIVDEIGSERDAEAIDEVIHAGVQLVCTVHGKSLEDIRKRPTMKKILQKNIFQRFMILSNQHRAGEVTEILDATGHSLYKSRVNIC
- the spoIIIAF gene encoding stage III sporulation protein AF, which gives rise to MIIEYISNWILQIIIYIILAMLVDLLLPSNVLKQYVKLVVGLLLMLIILQPVLAAFSIDVSRIVDNLFHTRGTVSVETSIENQMNQQKSEIEKVQAAYVLEEMVVQMENLVEEELQQTYQYQIVDLEVNWANETASQASEVEHIDVQLADAEDTSNDVQEVQIQIGETLPQTSEPPNDQAEVIQFLADQWGVEKDVIQIGWKEE
- a CDS encoding rhodanese-like domain-containing protein, producing MTQLYILLAILAAFILFSVYRYFKQKRILKALSEDDFREGYRKAQLIDVREPKEFDGGHILGARNIPLTQLKQRLTELRKDKPVYLYCQSGSRSMRAALILDKEGYKDLNQLQGGYKKWTGKIKKTKKLD
- the efp gene encoding elongation factor P; translated protein: MISVNDFKTGLTIEVDGGIWQVMEFQHVKPGKGAAFVRSKLRNLRNGSIQEKTFRGGEKVNKAHIENRKMQYLYGSGDMHTFMDTNTFEQTELPSNQIERELQFIKENMEVNILTYEGETIGVDLPNNVELTVTETEPGIKGDTASGGTKPATLETGLSVQVPFFVNQGDVLVISTNDGKYVSRA